From Geotalea uraniireducens Rf4:
TCTGCGGTACTATCGGAAACTTTGGCCGTACCGGTTTCAGATATTACTCTTATCTTCAACTCGTTTTCTTCGGCGACGAATTCGAAGATGTCCCGAAGCTCGTTTTCTCCTGCCGCAGTCTCAAGGATGAGATGCCAGCGTGTATAACAATTTTCCGGGTCAAGTTCGCTGAGTGGGGATGCAAAATCAATGGCGGCCGACACCTGTAATTCACCCAGATCGGCCAGTTCATAGAAGAGGTTCTCCAACCGGACGCCGCGCTTGAACGTATCTTCAGCCGGCTCGAAATCTATCTCGTATCCGGCAATGGAGTTTGAATGTGCCGCCACGCCGGATGGCGCATCTGCATCAGACAACGTGGAAAACAGATTAAGTCCGCTGCCCGCATCAACGGCAGCATCGCTTGTCCCGGAGATAAATGCCTCAAGCTTTTTACAGACCTCTTCAATTATCGGCAAATCGACCGCGGAACCATCTCGATGCCCTGCCAATTGCATGGCTATCGCATCTCCAGCCTCCAGGAATGCATCAATCATGGTCCTGCTAAGGGTGAGTTCGTGATTTCTTACCCGGTCGAGGAGAGATTCTAGATCATGGGTAACGATCATCATATCCGTGAATCCGAAGATCCCCGCACTCCCCTTTATGGAATGCGCAGCCCTGAAAATGGCATGGAGATCATCTTCCTGCGGCGAATCCGGATCAAGCTCAAGAAGAATGCGCTCCATCTCCGTCAGGTGCTCCGCGCTCTCTTCGAAAAAAACCTGGTTAAACCTGCTCAGGTCATTGGATATGGCGTCAGTCATGAATGCACCTTCGCATCATCGAGAATGCAATCATACTCGCTGCCGAAACCGAGAAAATGGATGTTCTGCCTGAACTCTTCCGGGACATTGATCAACACCGGACTTAAACCGAGCAATTTTACATGGCGCAACCAGATAGCAAGCAGTTGACAGCCGCTCAGGTCGATCTGATCAACATCCTTCATATCGATTTCAGGGTCGTTTTCCATTGGACATGAGGAAGCGCGAGTATCGGCAGCATTTGAGAAAGACAGCGATTGCAATTGAATCTTCAAAAACTTCAACTGGTCCGTTACCCCCGTGATCGACCAGTTGCCGCAGAGCTTGATGGACATTCTCTCGGTTGCTGATTCCGACATAAAGCACCCTCCATTCCTTGTAATGATTTTCTTTTGATGATTATCCTTTAGCAGCAATAGTGCCATTTTTGTATACATATAATACTATGTAATATCAGCATGTTAACAGTATGGCGTCTTTCGGACCGATACGACGATTTTTGCTGGCCCAAAATACTTTTTATCCAAATATCACGTTACTTCAGTGAGTTATCCTGCTGCAAAAAAAATTGCAGGTGCAACCAATGTCGCATGGGTATGATGAGATGGAAACGGGGAGAGTTCAAAGGGGATTGAAACGGGATGGATTGAGCGCGAATCTCACGAATTGCGGCATTAGCGTTCATCGTTGAAAAAGCATTTGAACACGGATCAAATCTGATTTGTACGGATTTTCACGGATTTAGAAGATCAAGAACAAAAGACCCGAAAGGTTATGACCTGAAACCGGAATATGTCCTTGATTTATTCGTGTAAATCCGTCCAGATCCGTGTCCAACTGCCGTTTTCAGGTTCAACGGCTGACTGCCGTTTTGGATGTTAGCGGCTGTTCTTCAGTAGGGAGGAGGGTTTGCTTATGGTTGCTCATCGTCGCATTTCCTGCTGAGCCGCTTATTGAGAGCCTGGCGGGTTATGCCGAGATAGGACGCGGCTATCCCCTGATTGCCGTTGGCGAGCTGCAAAGCCTGGTCAATGAGAAATACCTCTGCATCTTTCAATGTGGGGAAGTTCCCCTGTTTAACATGAAAAACATCCACAGGAGATGACAAGACAGCTGCGCCACTGGACGGGTGTTTGTTGCCGATGGATTGCTTCATGGCGATCATCGGCATGAAGCAATCCATTGACAACATCCCCTTCTGATGCCTGGTTACGGCATCAAAGACCATCGACTGAAACTCGCGGATATTACCGGGAAAATCATAAGCTGCCAGATAGTGCGCCAGTTCTGGTGGAGGGGTCGGTTTTTTCTTGTTCAAAGCGATTGCCGCGGTTTCCAGGAAGTGATCGAGAAGAAGCGGGATATCTTCAGGACGCTCTCGCAGTGGCGGGATTTGCACCTGGTGGGCTCTGAGACGATAATAGAGGTCTTTTCTGAACGAATGCTCCGTTATCATCTGCTGCAGGTCGCAGTTAGTGGCAAAAACCAGGCGGGCGCCGCTTTTCATCGGAAGATCGGAGCCCAGCCGATAATACTCTTGTTCCTGTAAAAGCCTCAAAAGCTTAATCTGCGAAGCCTCGTTTATATCGCCGATCTCATCGAGGAACAAGGTTCCGTCGCCGGCTTGCAGCAGCAAACCATCACGTTTCTGGTCGGCCCCTGTATATGCCCCTTTTTTGTGGCCGAAAAGTGTATCGGAAAACATCAGATCATCGAGACCAGCCACATTCACAGCAATAAAGGCGCCTTTCCGGCCGCTTAACTCATGCACAGCCCTGGCGACAAGCTCTTTTCCCACGCCGGTTTCGCCGCAGATCAAAACGGGCTGGCCAGTCCCGGCAACGGCTTCCAGATAATGAAATATGCCCCTCATCTTACTGCTCCGGGTAATTATTGCTGCAAAAGCGTCTTCATGTTCCAGTCGGTCGGTAAGGAGATGCTGTTTGAGGGATGAAACCTCGCTGCGCAACGAGTGCATTTCCGCAGCTTTTCTTACGCTCGACACCAACCTGTCCTTCTCCACCGGCTTGACATAATAATCGAAGGCTCCCGCTTTCATACACGCCACAGCCATCTCGATTTCGTTTGCCGCCGTCATGACAATGACCGGTATCTGCGGGAACGAGACGGCAATTTCCTTCAGCAGTTCGTACCCGGAAATAAACGGCATATTCAGATCGAGGACAATAACGGCAACTTCCTGTTTGTTCAAAAACTGCATAACCTGCCGGCTGTCGTTTACAGTCGAAACATTGCTGAAACCGGCACTGCGCAACGTTATGCCGGTACTGAACAATATTTCTTCTTCGTCATCCACAAGAAGAATGGTAAAGGGAATCCCGGCTTTGTTTTTCATTCGCAATACTCCTGTCTGAAAGCAGGTTGATGATTAAGATTGGGAGTTTATAGTGCCAGAGGCAGTTTAACCGTGGCGGTAGTTCCTCTCCCCGGAGCTGACTCGAACTCCAGTGAGCCATTGTGTTCCTTGAGGATCGAGGCAGAGATGGAGAGGCCCAGACCGGTTCCCCCCTGCTCAAGCCTGGTGGTAAAAAACGGTTCGATGGCGCGCTCCAGCACTTTTTTATTCATTCCCTTGCCTTCGTCCCGGACTGTAATAATCAGGCATCCCGAGCCGTCTTCGAATGCCGTCCCGACCCGGACGCCGGCTGATTTATCTGGGAGGGCCTGAAGTGAATTCATGATCAGGTTGATGATTACCTGCTCTATCTGCTGAGCATTACCCTTGGCGGGCGGGAGCTTTTCCGCCAGAGAGAGCTTGAAATTATCGGTAAACTTATGGATGTGATGACTGAGAATCGAAAATGCATCCTGAATGAGCCTGTTGATATCGATACTGCCGTGTACACTGTTGGTATCTTCGCGGGCGAAATCCTTCAGGTTGTTGACAATGGCGTTGATCCGCCGCGAACCTTCGCTGAGACCCAAAAACAGCTTTGGCGCAGCCTCGAGCATTTCCGAAAACGGCAGCCCCCCCAGCGTAAATTCGCCATGCTCTTGATAGTATTCCGACAATATGGGAGTTGCATCATTCCAGGCCTCGGCAAGCAGTGCAGAATTAAATGAAATGAAGTTGTTAGGATTATTTATCTCGTGGGCAATGCCGGAAACCAACATGCCGAGGGAAGTCATCTTGTTGGCATGAATAAGCCGGGCATGGGAAGTTCTCATCGCTTCTTCCATGCGAAGCTTTTCGGTTATATCACGATTGGAGCAATATACCACCTCGACATCCCGTAACCTGATAATCTTTCCCCGCAACGCAACGGTAAACTTGGCGCCATCTTTCCTGATGCATGTCAACCTGTCGATAATAAAGTTTTTAACGCTTTCCTGACGGGGAACAGCCTGTACAAACAGTTGATAGTCGCCCGGTTCGATAAAAGACCACGGTCCCAGACGCTGAAGATCGTCGCGCGAATAACCGTAAAGTGCCTCCGCAGCCGGGTTTGCATCGATAAGTTCAAATGTTTCGCGCTTAAACAGAACAATTGCGTCTTCGTTCTGTTCAAATATCTGGTGAAATCGTTCTTCACTTTCCCGCAGCTTTTCCTCCATCTGCTTACGCTCGGTGATTTTGGTTTTCAAGTTGAAACGAGACATCATCATGCTCCACAAAAGACAAACAAAGAACACTGCCGTATCACATTGCCGAATCAATCCGGAAATAATCCGCGTTTGCCGGCAAGTGTGATACACGGTGGTTATCTACTCACATGAATAAATATAATGGATTGAAGACAGCAACGGAGGGTAATGCAGTTGCCACCCTTAAACAAAGCTATTTTCCAAACTCTTTTTGCATATAAGCCTGCCATTCAACCACCACACCCGGGTAGTCGAGGCTGAAACCGTTCAGCGCTTTTTTGATGGCAGCATCAACAGGCATTCCCTTGCCGAGGTTTACCAGTATCTCCCTCACGTTGTACCAGCCATAGGCGCCGATCATGTAATTCACCATCGAGTAACTCTGCTGATAGGCCAGTGCAGCCTGCCTGTTGTTAAAGGCGCCAAATGACCCCTCCAGGGCAGGAAAAGTGAGATAACCTCGATGCTTTGCCGCTTTCCCGAGCTCGGCCATGGGAGGATTCAATTCCCTGCGCCCCTCATATTCGGCCAATCCTTCATTAAGCCAGGTTGGAACATTCCCCTTGGTCAGCTCATGGATGACCACGTGGGCATATTCATGAAAGAGAATGGCCCTCAGTTGCGGAGTGAGCTCAGTCGCACCGCCGATGGGCAAGCGGATTTTACCGTCATAAAGTCCGCCTGACCAGTCGGGACTTTCGGTCACGTTCCGGTAATCCTTTTTGGTATAGAGAATCACGGGAACGCGTGCCGTAGGGAAATAATCAAGATCCGATCCAACCCGATTATAAGCGCTTTCCAGTATGTCGAGTATCCCGCCGGCCAGGCTGGAAGTAACCTCGGCATCATAGGAAATTTCAAACTTCGAACTGTGCTCCTTGCCCATCCGGGACTCGACCGCCGCTTCCCTGCGGACTTTCTCCACTATTTCACGCACCGCCTTGTTGTTCGGATCCAAAGCCAATGCCTTGTCCCAGCATTCAATCGCAGCGGTAAGCTCACCGGTATCATAGTAAACCCGTCCCAGGTAATAGAGGATGTCGACGGTATCGCCGCTGATCCCACGAACCCGCTCAAATTCATACTTTGCAGCGTCATAGTTTTTCGCCAGATAGAGGGCAATACCACGCATCGTGCCATAGACAACGTTGTCAGGAGCCAATTCTCGGGCATGATCAAAATAGTCCGCAGCCTCCATGTAACGGTTCGCTTCCATCTCCCGCTTGCCGACATACATATAGGTCACAGCCAGATTTTTCCGCAGGGTTTCGTCATAGGGGAAAAAGCTGTACGCTTTTTGCAACTGCTCCAGGGCTTTTTCGTATTCGCCCCGGTTGAAAAGCTCCAGGGCATAATCATTGTGAACAAAGGGATCATTGGCACAGACCGGCAGCGAAGTTAGCAGGGTGAGGAACAATATAAGGAGCGCAGAGAGGGAGATATAATGTGTTTTCTGCATCAGCATGCCTCGCAATTAATTACTGCCCCACAGAGGATCATCGGCGAACTGCAAGCGGATACGCTCTTCAGGATTCTGCGCCAGGAATTCCTCGTCCGTGAATGAAAACCTGAAATCCTCCGCATACTCCAGGAGGATCCCGTAAGCAGCATTTACCAGCCTTATCTGCTCCGGATCGTTTTGCTCTCCCGTATCAGGATGACAAGTCTTCACCAGTTTTCGATGTCTCTTTTTGATCTCCCGTAGGGTAACCCGGCCGGTGAATCCGAATATCTTCAAGGCGTTTTGCAGTTCCTGAAAAGTCATGATCTACTATACCATATTTGCCGGCAGAAATGCTTGCACCTTCGCACCTCTCAACGTTTAACCTGAAAAGCAGTTAACCACTGATGAACATGGATGATATACAGGGGATCGATAAAAAAAAGCCGGGTTGCCCCGGCTTCTCCTAATGTAGCGCCGCCCTGATACGTGCGGCGATCCCTGAAGCATCGAGGCCGTACCTGGCTCGCAACTCCGGCTGCTCTCCCTGTTCGATAAAGCAATCGGGAAAACCAAAGCGCGTCACCGCAACATTATCTAAACCTTCCCCTTCCAAAAGCTCCAGCACTGCCGTGCCGAAGCCCCCTTGCAGGACGTTTTCCTCAATGGTAAAGAGCCTTCCCGTCTTCTCCGCCATGGACAGGATCATCTCCTTGTCAAGCGGCTTAATGAAGCGCATATTGATTACCGCCAGGTTTAGACCTTCGCCGGCAAGTGCTTCGGCGGCTTCAAGGGCGGGATAGACCATCGTACCGACCGCCAGGACGGCGCCGTCGATGCCATCGCGCAAAAGCTCCGCTTTACCAATGGGGATATCCTTGCATATCTGGTCAATGGCCACGCCATAGCCGTTGCCGCGCGGGTAGCGGACAGCTGCCGGGCCGTCATGGTTGATCGCGGTTTGGAGCATGTGCTGCAACTCATTCTCATCCTTGGGCGCCATCAGGGTCATGGCAGGGAGATGACGGAGGTACGACAGGTCGAACACGCCGTGATGGGTCGGGCCATCGCTACCCACAACCCCGGCCCGGTCGATGGCAAACACCACCGGGAGATTCTGCAGGCAGACGTCGTGGAAAACCTGGTCGTAGGCCCGCTGCAAGAAGGAAGAATACACGGCGAAGACCGGCTTGAATCCTTGGCTGGCAAGGCCGGCAGCAAACGTGACGCCGTGTTGTTCGGCAATCCCCACGTCAAAGAAACGTTCAGGATACTTGGCGGCGAAACCGGACAGTCCTGTACCGTCCGGCATGGCTGCTGTTATGGCGACAACCTTGTCGTTGTCTTCAGCGATCTTTTTCATCGCCTCGCCAAATATATAGGTGTATGAGGCAGCCCCGCCCTTTCCTTTCAGCACCTTGCCGGTTGCCACGTCAAAGGGGCCTACCCCGTGAAACAGCGACGGGTTCGCCTCGGCAGGCGCATACCCTTTTCCCTTCTTGGTCAGGACATGGATCAGCACCGCATCGTCAAAACGCTTGACGTTTTCCAGAGTTTCCATCAAAAGCTCGACATTGTGACCGTCGATGGGACCAACGTACTCGAAGCCGAAGGCCTCGAAGAGCATGCCCGGCGTGAAAAGACCCTTGAGAGACTCCTCAGCGCGCTTGGCGACCTGGAGCACGCCGCGTCCGAGCCCATCGAGGTTTTCCAGGAACCCCTCCACATCCTTCTTGATCTTGTGGACGAATTCGTTGGTTATGGTGCGGGAGAGGAAACTGGAGAGCGCCCCCACGTTTTCCGATATGGACATCTCATTGTCGTTGAGGATTACCACCAGGTCCTTGTTCAGGTGCCCGGCATGGTTCAATCCCTCATAGGCAAGACCGCCGGTCATGGAACCGTCGCCGATCACGGCCAGGACCTTGTTGTGCTCCTGCTTCAGGTCACGGGCCAGGGCCATGCCGAGCGCCGCGGAGATGGAGGTGGAGGAATGCCCGACGTCAAAGGCGTCGTGGGGGGATTCTGCACGCTTCGGAAATCCGCTGATCCCTCCCAGGGTGCGCAGGGTTTTAAACGCCTCCCGGCGACCGGTCAAAAGCTTATGGGCATAGGCCTGGTGCCCCACATCCCAGACGATCTTGTCTTTGGGTGAATTAAAGACCCGGTGCAGCGCAATGGTCAGTTCCACCACGCCGAGACTTGGAGCGAGATGCCCGCCGTTGGTCGCGCAGGTGGCGATAATGGTTTCGCGCAACTCTCCGGCAAGGATGGTCAGTTCCTTCAGCGAAAGCTTTTTCAACGCCTCAGGCCCGTCAATTGTATTCAATATGTTTCCCAT
This genomic window contains:
- a CDS encoding STAS domain-containing protein; translated protein: MSESATERMSIKLCGNWSITGVTDQLKFLKIQLQSLSFSNAADTRASSCPMENDPEIDMKDVDQIDLSGCQLLAIWLRHVKLLGLSPVLINVPEEFRQNIHFLGFGSEYDCILDDAKVHS
- a CDS encoding sigma-54-dependent transcriptional regulator is translated as MKNKAGIPFTILLVDDEEEILFSTGITLRSAGFSNVSTVNDSRQVMQFLNKQEVAVIVLDLNMPFISGYELLKEIAVSFPQIPVIVMTAANEIEMAVACMKAGAFDYYVKPVEKDRLVSSVRKAAEMHSLRSEVSSLKQHLLTDRLEHEDAFAAIITRSSKMRGIFHYLEAVAGTGQPVLICGETGVGKELVARAVHELSGRKGAFIAVNVAGLDDLMFSDTLFGHKKGAYTGADQKRDGLLLQAGDGTLFLDEIGDINEASQIKLLRLLQEQEYYRLGSDLPMKSGARLVFATNCDLQQMITEHSFRKDLYYRLRAHQVQIPPLRERPEDIPLLLDHFLETAAIALNKKKPTPPPELAHYLAAYDFPGNIREFQSMVFDAVTRHQKGMLSMDCFMPMIAMKQSIGNKHPSSGAAVLSSPVDVFHVKQGNFPTLKDAEVFLIDQALQLANGNQGIAASYLGITRQALNKRLSRKCDDEQP
- a CDS encoding sensor histidine kinase; its protein translation is MKTKITERKQMEEKLRESEERFHQIFEQNEDAIVLFKRETFELIDANPAAEALYGYSRDDLQRLGPWSFIEPGDYQLFVQAVPRQESVKNFIIDRLTCIRKDGAKFTVALRGKIIRLRDVEVVYCSNRDITEKLRMEEAMRTSHARLIHANKMTSLGMLVSGIAHEINNPNNFISFNSALLAEAWNDATPILSEYYQEHGEFTLGGLPFSEMLEAAPKLFLGLSEGSRRINAIVNNLKDFAREDTNSVHGSIDINRLIQDAFSILSHHIHKFTDNFKLSLAEKLPPAKGNAQQIEQVIINLIMNSLQALPDKSAGVRVGTAFEDGSGCLIITVRDEGKGMNKKVLERAIEPFFTTRLEQGGTGLGLSISASILKEHNGSLEFESAPGRGTTATVKLPLAL
- a CDS encoding peptidase MA family metallohydrolase produces the protein MQKTHYISLSALLILFLTLLTSLPVCANDPFVHNDYALELFNRGEYEKALEQLQKAYSFFPYDETLRKNLAVTYMYVGKREMEANRYMEAADYFDHARELAPDNVVYGTMRGIALYLAKNYDAAKYEFERVRGISGDTVDILYYLGRVYYDTGELTAAIECWDKALALDPNNKAVREIVEKVRREAAVESRMGKEHSSKFEISYDAEVTSSLAGGILDILESAYNRVGSDLDYFPTARVPVILYTKKDYRNVTESPDWSGGLYDGKIRLPIGGATELTPQLRAILFHEYAHVVIHELTKGNVPTWLNEGLAEYEGRRELNPPMAELGKAAKHRGYLTFPALEGSFGAFNNRQAALAYQQSYSMVNYMIGAYGWYNVREILVNLGKGMPVDAAIKKALNGFSLDYPGVVVEWQAYMQKEFGK
- a CDS encoding J domain-containing protein, whose amino-acid sequence is MTFQELQNALKIFGFTGRVTLREIKKRHRKLVKTCHPDTGEQNDPEQIRLVNAAYGILLEYAEDFRFSFTDEEFLAQNPEERIRLQFADDPLWGSN
- the dxs gene encoding 1-deoxy-D-xylulose-5-phosphate synthase; translated protein: MGNILNTIDGPEALKKLSLKELTILAGELRETIIATCATNGGHLAPSLGVVELTIALHRVFNSPKDKIVWDVGHQAYAHKLLTGRREAFKTLRTLGGISGFPKRAESPHDAFDVGHSSTSISAALGMALARDLKQEHNKVLAVIGDGSMTGGLAYEGLNHAGHLNKDLVVILNDNEMSISENVGALSSFLSRTITNEFVHKIKKDVEGFLENLDGLGRGVLQVAKRAEESLKGLFTPGMLFEAFGFEYVGPIDGHNVELLMETLENVKRFDDAVLIHVLTKKGKGYAPAEANPSLFHGVGPFDVATGKVLKGKGGAASYTYIFGEAMKKIAEDNDKVVAITAAMPDGTGLSGFAAKYPERFFDVGIAEQHGVTFAAGLASQGFKPVFAVYSSFLQRAYDQVFHDVCLQNLPVVFAIDRAGVVGSDGPTHHGVFDLSYLRHLPAMTLMAPKDENELQHMLQTAINHDGPAAVRYPRGNGYGVAIDQICKDIPIGKAELLRDGIDGAVLAVGTMVYPALEAAEALAGEGLNLAVINMRFIKPLDKEMILSMAEKTGRLFTIEENVLQGGFGTAVLELLEGEGLDNVAVTRFGFPDCFIEQGEQPELRARYGLDASGIAARIRAALH